One Vicia villosa cultivar HV-30 ecotype Madison, WI linkage group LG5, Vvil1.0, whole genome shotgun sequence genomic window, ATTacacaacacaaacacaacacacaaaacatAAACAACAGAGGTAGCGTTTGTATTCGGTTATATCATCTGTTCTTGTCTGAGAAGAACAAAACATGAAAATGGCCATGGATTGCGGCATCTATGGCGTCATCAAGCtccgcatgttcttcttcactttccTCATTCTCTTTCTCTCCACCTTCACCTCCACCCTCTCCGTCTCGTCATCTTCAACGGTTCAGATAAACTCAAACTCAATCTTGGTGGCTCTACTCGACTCACATTACACCGAACTCGCTGAACTCGTTGAAAAAGCCATGCTTCTTCAAACTCTAGAAGACACTGTCGgcaacaacaacatcaccatTTTCGCTCCCAAAAACGAAGCTCTCGAACGAGATCTCGACCCTAACTTCAAAACCTTCCTCCTCGAACCACGAAATCTCAAGTCTCTTCAAACTCTCCTCATGTCACACATCATTCCAACCCGAATCAACGGATCCATCCCCGGGTCGACCCGACACACAACACTCTCCCTTCAACACCACCTCACTATCCAACCAAACCAAACCTCCCAACAATGGACAGTTAACGGCGCGAGAATTCTCCATCTAAACGCCGTGACTAGACCCGACGGCGTCATCCACGGAATCGAACGTCTCATTATCCCACGCTCCGTACAAGACGACTTCAACCGTCGCAGAAGTCTCGTCTCCATCGCCGCTATTAAACCGGAAGGAGCACCGGAAGTTGATCCGAGAACTCACCGCTTGAAAAAACCAGCCCCGCCGCAAAACCCTGGCTCACCGCCGGCTCTTCCAATTTACGACGCATTGGCTCCCGGACCGTCACTAGCACCGGCGCCAGCACCaggtataaaaattaaattgtactagtaattaataattaatttgtaactaacttttatttttggtaaaatggaaattttattgataacaaGAAAATTGATTGTGGAAATTAATGTGTAACTAACTTTCAGGACCTGGTGGACCCCACCACCATTTCAACGGCGAGGCACAGGTGAAAGATTTCATCCAAACGCTGATTCATTACGGCGGTTACAACGAGATGGCGGATATTCTCGTAAACCTAACGTCGTTAGCGACGGAGATGAGTCGGTTAGTTTCAGAGGGTTATGTTTTAACGGTTCTAGCTCCGAATGACGAAGCTATGGCTAAGTTAACAACGGACCAGTTGAGTGAACCGGGTTCACCCGAACAAATCATGTATTATCATTTAATTCCTGAGTATCAGACTGAAGAGAGTATGTATAATGCTGTTAGAAGATTCGGGAAGGTTCGTTATGATACACTTCGATTGCCTCATAAGGTTGATGCTCA contains:
- the LOC131601787 gene encoding fasciclin-like arabinogalactan protein 15, which codes for MKMAMDCGIYGVIKLRMFFFTFLILFLSTFTSTLSVSSSSTVQINSNSILVALLDSHYTELAELVEKAMLLQTLEDTVGNNNITIFAPKNEALERDLDPNFKTFLLEPRNLKSLQTLLMSHIIPTRINGSIPGSTRHTTLSLQHHLTIQPNQTSQQWTVNGARILHLNAVTRPDGVIHGIERLIIPRSVQDDFNRRRSLVSIAAIKPEGAPEVDPRTHRLKKPAPPQNPGSPPALPIYDALAPGPSLAPAPAPGPGGPHHHFNGEAQVKDFIQTLIHYGGYNEMADILVNLTSLATEMSRLVSEGYVLTVLAPNDEAMAKLTTDQLSEPGSPEQIMYYHLIPEYQTEESMYNAVRRFGKVRYDTLRLPHKVDAQEADGSVKFGHGDGSAYLFDPDIYTDGRISVQGIDGVLFPHQEEEEVVDKDVARTRLGQPAKVVVKQRRGKLLETACWMLGTFGQHSRFTSCQ